In Leptospira congkakensis, one DNA window encodes the following:
- a CDS encoding DUF3015 domain-containing protein: MSRLGIRIFVNIQLALVSVIWFTISNPVSAEPYGMAGCGLGSMVPVWKNDIGQVLAATTNGSLSSQTFGITSGTSNCTTDGIVRADRIQEVFVTYNEGPLEVETTRGTGERIRTIASLLGCPTHDQELGKLMKEQHSYIFELTNDDSVPRSKLILSRLKSKIAEDPTLKQACLY, translated from the coding sequence ATGTCTAGACTCGGTATCCGTATTTTCGTCAACATTCAACTAGCGCTTGTTAGTGTAATTTGGTTTACAATTTCTAATCCAGTTTCTGCAGAACCTTATGGGATGGCCGGCTGTGGGCTTGGGTCTATGGTACCAGTTTGGAAAAATGACATTGGCCAAGTTTTGGCAGCTACCACGAACGGAAGTTTGTCTTCTCAAACTTTTGGAATCACTTCAGGAACATCGAATTGTACAACAGATGGGATTGTTCGTGCCGATCGAATTCAGGAAGTTTTTGTTACTTATAACGAAGGCCCTCTGGAAGTGGAGACAACTAGAGGAACAGGGGAAAGAATTAGAACCATTGCATCTTTGTTAGGTTGTCCAACTCATGACCAAGAACTAGGAAAGTTAATGAAAGAACAACATTCTTATATTTTTGAATTAACAAATGATGACTCTGTTCCAAGATCCAAATTAATTTTATCTAGGTTAAAATCAAAAATTGCCGAAGATCCAACTTTAAAACAAGCTTGTTTGTATTAA
- a CDS encoding TonB-dependent receptor plug domain-containing protein, producing MHSFIQFLFPILCLFVLFIGEVHSQTRPKDTGKNTKTTDQTPNTIPVPKESEPAKDPNAPTTGTTTPVPETGNVDTTTPPTTEEADRFKDLDNKNGIVVTGSRGERRLKDSAVATEVISRKRIEQTGARNLGEVLDTQLGINVTPFFGGSQIQMLGLDSKYVLFLVDGQRVAGRLNNTIDLTRFKVQNIERIEIVKGSSSSLYGADAIGGVINIITKQAEKPEHYQFRTSYGNGRQTNFGTQGEKNMIADVGFKNEFVATNFFGGFNQSAAYDLDPKTPATTGNAFQDANIGGNMIFNPDGPLKVKTGINYLNRNQAGIDSRANGGVFDRTNLTNDFLGLGAIEYAYGKRNMVSFRGNFSRWENHYKLDQRNSNELDVKELTNEFSSQGVAQIDHEINNDHMITAGVESYSEELQSDRLQRRNAYRTRRAAFIQDEWVLWRQGFVWRLVPGVRHDVDSQFGGQTTPKIATKVDITSNLVFRASYGKGFRPPSFRELYLRFENPGVGYVVDGNDKLRPEKSTTVNADIEYTPYKFWTLSLSVFRNDITDLIQYSFGTRTSEFANFQLKNVQRAYTRGVEAGSRVRFLKYFALELGYNQTDTRDLTTDRPLEGRALHQGTMNFFVNAPGGWEFALRAKRLDKRPFYSTTNEFTAGSSTALIDQQTKSVEENNKVVYGKAFTLLNVRMEKKFFDGRMSLFLGVDNVLDQYELTYNPIRPRFYYGGLQATF from the coding sequence ATGCATTCTTTCATTCAGTTTCTATTTCCCATTCTTTGCCTCTTTGTACTTTTTATAGGAGAGGTTCATTCCCAAACACGTCCCAAAGATACGGGAAAAAATACCAAAACTACTGACCAAACGCCCAATACCATTCCTGTTCCTAAAGAATCTGAACCGGCGAAAGATCCGAATGCCCCAACAACAGGAACAACGACTCCCGTTCCAGAAACAGGAAATGTTGATACAACCACTCCTCCGACCACCGAGGAAGCAGATAGATTTAAAGATTTAGATAATAAAAACGGAATTGTGGTCACAGGGTCTCGTGGTGAACGAAGGCTAAAAGATTCTGCTGTTGCAACAGAAGTCATTTCTAGGAAACGAATTGAACAAACAGGAGCGCGTAACTTAGGTGAGGTGCTTGATACCCAACTAGGGATCAACGTAACACCATTTTTTGGTGGATCCCAAATCCAAATGCTTGGTCTCGATTCCAAATATGTTCTTTTTCTCGTAGATGGACAACGTGTTGCGGGTCGTTTGAACAACACAATTGACCTCACTCGATTTAAAGTTCAAAATATTGAACGAATTGAAATTGTAAAAGGAAGTTCCTCTTCTTTGTATGGTGCTGATGCCATCGGTGGTGTGATCAATATCATCACCAAACAAGCGGAAAAACCTGAACACTACCAATTCCGAACTTCTTATGGAAACGGAAGACAAACCAATTTTGGAACTCAAGGTGAAAAGAACATGATCGCCGATGTGGGTTTCAAAAATGAATTTGTAGCTACAAATTTTTTTGGTGGGTTCAACCAATCTGCTGCTTATGATTTAGATCCCAAAACTCCTGCTACTACCGGAAATGCGTTCCAAGATGCCAATATAGGCGGGAACATGATTTTCAATCCAGATGGTCCCCTTAAAGTAAAAACAGGAATCAATTACTTAAATCGAAACCAAGCAGGGATTGATTCGAGAGCCAATGGTGGTGTTTTTGATAGAACCAATTTAACGAACGACTTTCTTGGGTTAGGTGCTATTGAGTATGCTTATGGAAAACGGAATATGGTATCCTTTCGAGGAAACTTCTCTCGTTGGGAAAATCACTATAAATTAGACCAAAGAAATTCTAATGAGTTGGATGTGAAAGAACTCACAAATGAATTTTCATCGCAAGGTGTCGCTCAAATCGATCACGAGATTAATAATGATCATATGATCACTGCTGGGGTAGAATCTTATTCGGAAGAGTTACAATCAGACAGATTACAAAGACGAAATGCTTACCGAACCAGGAGAGCTGCATTCATTCAAGATGAATGGGTTCTTTGGCGCCAAGGTTTTGTTTGGCGACTCGTTCCAGGGGTTCGTCACGATGTGGACTCTCAATTTGGCGGACAAACCACACCAAAAATTGCAACCAAAGTTGATATCACAAGTAACTTAGTTTTTCGTGCTAGTTATGGAAAGGGATTTCGACCACCCTCTTTCCGAGAATTATACTTACGTTTTGAAAACCCTGGTGTCGGTTACGTCGTCGATGGAAATGACAAACTTAGACCTGAAAAATCAACAACGGTTAACGCAGACATAGAATACACTCCCTATAAATTTTGGACCTTATCCTTAAGTGTATTTCGAAATGATATTACCGATCTCATCCAATACAGTTTTGGAACAAGAACCAGTGAATTTGCCAACTTCCAATTAAAGAACGTTCAACGCGCTTATACTAGAGGTGTGGAAGCAGGTTCCCGAGTTCGATTTCTAAAATATTTTGCTTTGGAACTTGGTTACAACCAAACAGATACTAGAGATCTAACAACCGATAGACCATTGGAAGGAAGAGCCTTACACCAAGGAACAATGAACTTTTTTGTAAATGCACCCGGTGGCTGGGAATTTGCACTTCGTGCCAAACGTTTAGACAAACGTCCGTTTTATAGTACAACCAACGAATTTACTGCGGGATCCAGTACAGCTCTCATTGACCAACAAACCAAAAGCGTAGAAGAGAATAACAAAGTTGTTTATGGAAAGGCTTTTACCCTTCTCAACGTTAGAATGGAGAAAAAATTCTTCGACGGAAGGATGTCTTTGTTTTTAGGAGTAGACAACGTCCTAGACCAATACGAGCTTACATACAATCCTATTCGTCCCAGGTTTTACTATGGTGGACTCCAAGCCACTTTTTGA